In Archocentrus centrarchus isolate MPI-CPG fArcCen1 chromosome 24, fArcCen1, whole genome shotgun sequence, one DNA window encodes the following:
- the tmem200a gene encoding transmembrane protein 200A isoform X1 — MTAAAGVLTGLAKLKRQDSARSQHRPVPPTSPGLGHPAPEAAPRKRKRRTDVVVVRGRLRLYSASGFFLLLGLIILAIGIGMATLGYWPHSKTVLTGGGTGVKTEKDVANASHDRQGTPSKETGSTLMRFLEQHLHSERMKMLGPFTMGIGIFIFICANAILHENRDRETKIIHMRDMYSTVIDIHRLRQKEQKQHQNWNSTCAREAGDLRAFGSDAAGRLASNSLLAFSSRAGSIAGGRCSTEEEEVLLGDEEFHRRREQVKMDCNFAGLLAPLYKDRQFCGPGIRLAHSDSMRHQWSVDGDGEIGGHHARSIVSSSISAFTLPVIKLNNCVIDEPEMEAITEEERGGERRDGERSQPLTSMESLVVPMASVAKASKPPGLHRSNSASSSSRCSSLSSSSLSPAPSSTSGCWLSPGAAKSDFGSNTSLHMLNSHSKSLDLERRPSMLSVNPEQRKHPSWPRLDRSNSSRSNSGNRGSTKGYKRLEDREEQGERLLDVPQSVTARCDYSKREKLLMISRSHNNLSFEHDEFNSSTLKRGSSETRF, encoded by the exons AtgactgcagcagcaggtgTGCTAACAGGCTTGGCCAAGCTAAAGCGCCAGGACTCCGCCCGCTCTCAGCATCGGCCCGTGCCACCCACATCGCCAGGCCTGGGCCACCCCGCCCCTGAGGCCGCCCCTAG gaagaggaagcggcgcacCGATGTCGTAGTAGTGCGAGGTAGGCTCCGTCTCTACTCAGCATCTGGGTTTTTCCTCCTCCTGGGACTGATCATCTTAGCCATAGGGATTGGCATGGCGACACTAGGTTACTGGCCTCACAGTAAAACCGTGCTCACTGGAGGAGGAACTGGAGTCAAGACAGAAAAGGATGTAGCCAACGCAAGCCACGATAGGCAAG GTACGCCCTCCAAGGAGACTGGGAGCACTCTGATGCGATTCCTAGAACAGCACCTTCACTCTGAGAGGATGAAGATGCTTGGACCCTTCACCATGGGCATTGGGATTTTTATCTTCATCTGTGCTAATGCCATACTTCATGAAAACAGGGACAGAGAGACCAAG ATCATCCATATGAGAGACATGTACTCCACAGTCATCGATATCCATCGCCTCAGGCAGAAAGAGCAAAAGCAACACCAAAACTGGAACAGTACCTGTGCAAGAGAAGCTGGAGATCTTCGAGCCTTCGGCAGCGATGCTGCAGGACGGTTAGCTAGCAACTCCCTTTTAGCCTTCTCCTCTCGTGCTGGAAGTATTGCTGGAGGGAGATGTtctacagaagaggaggaggtgttaTTAGGGGATGAGGAGTTTCACAGACGTAGAGAGCAGGTTAAGATGGATTGTAACTTTGCAGGGCTACTGGCACCTCTCTATAAAGACCGCCAATTTTGTGGCCCTGGGATCAGGCTGGCTCATTCGGACTCCATGCGTCACCAGTGGTCAGTGGATGGAGATGGAGAGATTGGAGGACACCATGCACGCTCTATTGTCTCCTCCTCTATCTCTGCATTTACGCTCCCTGTTATAAAACTCAACAACTGTGTTATTGATGAACCAGAGATGGAGGCGATAactgaagaggagagaggaggagagagaagagatggagagaggtCACAGCCTCTGACCTCCATGGAGTCTCTGGTTGTTCCCATGGCATCTGTTGCCAAGGCCTCCAAACCGCCAGGCCTACACAGGAGTAACTCTGCCTCCTCTTCATCGCGCTGCTCCTCCTTATCTTCATCCTCCCTCTCCCCTGCTCCCTCCTCTACCTCAGGCTGCTGGCTTTCTCCAGGAGCAGCAAAGAGTGACTTTGGCTCCAATACCTCTCTGCACATGCTCAACAGCCATTCCAAATCTCTGGACTTGGAGCGCAGGCCGAGCATGCTTAGTGTGAACCCGGAGCAGCGGAAGCACCCCAGCTGGCCCCGACTGGACCGCAGCAACAGCAGCCGTAGTAACAGCGGCAATCGGGGCAGCACTAAAGGCTACAAGCGGCTGGAGGATAGAGAAGAACAAGGAGAGCGGCTCTTGGATGTGCCACAGTCTGTGACAGCGAGGTGTGACTACAGTAAGCGCGAGAAGCTGCTAATGATATCCAGGTCGCATAATAACCTGAGCTTTGAGCATGATGAGTTTAATAGCAGCACACTGAAGAGAGGCAGCTCTGAGACTCGGTTCTGA
- the tmem200a gene encoding transmembrane protein 200A isoform X2, producing MTAAAGVLTGLAKLKRQDSARSQHRPVPPTSPGLGHPAPEAAPRKRKRRTDVVVVRGRLRLYSASGFFLLLGLIILAIGIGMATLGYWPHSKTVLTGGGTGVKTEKDVANASHDRQGVEQRVYKPAVKGFYSSGSSPHCFVVLGTPSKETGSTLMRFLEQHLHSERMKMLGPFTMGIGIFIFICANAILHENRDRETKIIHMRDMYSTVIDIHRLRQKEQKQHQNWNSTCAREAGDLRAFGSDAAGRLASNSLLAFSSRAGSIAGGRCSTEEEEVLLGDEEFHRRREQVKMDCNFAGLLAPLYKDRQFCGPGIRLAHSDSMRHQWSVDGDGEIGGHHARSIVSSSISAFTLPVIKLNNCVIDEPEMEAITEEERGGERRDGERSQPLTSMESLVVPMASVAKASKPPGLHRSNSASSSSRCSSLSSSSLSPAPSSTSGCWLSPGAAKSDFGSNTSLHMLNSHSKSLDLERRPSMLSVNPEQRKHPSWPRLDRSNSSRSNSGNRGSTKGYKRLEDREEQGERLLDVPQSVTARCDYSKREKLLMISRSHNNLSFEHDEFNSSTLKRGSSETRF from the exons AtgactgcagcagcaggtgTGCTAACAGGCTTGGCCAAGCTAAAGCGCCAGGACTCCGCCCGCTCTCAGCATCGGCCCGTGCCACCCACATCGCCAGGCCTGGGCCACCCCGCCCCTGAGGCCGCCCCTAG gaagaggaagcggcgcacCGATGTCGTAGTAGTGCGAGGTAGGCTCCGTCTCTACTCAGCATCTGGGTTTTTCCTCCTCCTGGGACTGATCATCTTAGCCATAGGGATTGGCATGGCGACACTAGGTTACTGGCCTCACAGTAAAACCGTGCTCACTGGAGGAGGAACTGGAGTCAAGACAGAAAAGGATGTAGCCAACGCAAGCCACGATAGGCAAGGTGTGGAACAGCGTGTCTACAAACCTGCTGTTAAAGGTTTTTACTCTTCTGGCTCATCTCCTCACTGTTTTGTGGTTTTAGGTACGCCCTCCAAGGAGACTGGGAGCACTCTGATGCGATTCCTAGAACAGCACCTTCACTCTGAGAGGATGAAGATGCTTGGACCCTTCACCATGGGCATTGGGATTTTTATCTTCATCTGTGCTAATGCCATACTTCATGAAAACAGGGACAGAGAGACCAAG ATCATCCATATGAGAGACATGTACTCCACAGTCATCGATATCCATCGCCTCAGGCAGAAAGAGCAAAAGCAACACCAAAACTGGAACAGTACCTGTGCAAGAGAAGCTGGAGATCTTCGAGCCTTCGGCAGCGATGCTGCAGGACGGTTAGCTAGCAACTCCCTTTTAGCCTTCTCCTCTCGTGCTGGAAGTATTGCTGGAGGGAGATGTtctacagaagaggaggaggtgttaTTAGGGGATGAGGAGTTTCACAGACGTAGAGAGCAGGTTAAGATGGATTGTAACTTTGCAGGGCTACTGGCACCTCTCTATAAAGACCGCCAATTTTGTGGCCCTGGGATCAGGCTGGCTCATTCGGACTCCATGCGTCACCAGTGGTCAGTGGATGGAGATGGAGAGATTGGAGGACACCATGCACGCTCTATTGTCTCCTCCTCTATCTCTGCATTTACGCTCCCTGTTATAAAACTCAACAACTGTGTTATTGATGAACCAGAGATGGAGGCGATAactgaagaggagagaggaggagagagaagagatggagagaggtCACAGCCTCTGACCTCCATGGAGTCTCTGGTTGTTCCCATGGCATCTGTTGCCAAGGCCTCCAAACCGCCAGGCCTACACAGGAGTAACTCTGCCTCCTCTTCATCGCGCTGCTCCTCCTTATCTTCATCCTCCCTCTCCCCTGCTCCCTCCTCTACCTCAGGCTGCTGGCTTTCTCCAGGAGCAGCAAAGAGTGACTTTGGCTCCAATACCTCTCTGCACATGCTCAACAGCCATTCCAAATCTCTGGACTTGGAGCGCAGGCCGAGCATGCTTAGTGTGAACCCGGAGCAGCGGAAGCACCCCAGCTGGCCCCGACTGGACCGCAGCAACAGCAGCCGTAGTAACAGCGGCAATCGGGGCAGCACTAAAGGCTACAAGCGGCTGGAGGATAGAGAAGAACAAGGAGAGCGGCTCTTGGATGTGCCACAGTCTGTGACAGCGAGGTGTGACTACAGTAAGCGCGAGAAGCTGCTAATGATATCCAGGTCGCATAATAACCTGAGCTTTGAGCATGATGAGTTTAATAGCAGCACACTGAAGAGAGGCAGCTCTGAGACTCGGTTCTGA